A stretch of Desulfovibrio subterraneus DNA encodes these proteins:
- a CDS encoding L-serine ammonia-lyase, whose translation MESIRELYRIGVGPSSSHTMGPRIAAREFLERTPAAARYRVHLFESLGATGKGHLTDAAVLSVLGVERTDVLWRPADKLPEHPNGMFFEALDAQGAVIASATFYSVGGGAIREAGAGAAERCIVYTLPDMAGIMAHCEDKGIAYWEYVQQCEGPEIWDFLREVWQTMQEALARGLDTQGVLPGSIGLRRHAWSFYRRTKLASQDMQQTGLLTAYAMAVSEENAAGGVVVTAPTCGASGVMPAVLRYLMETQQLAERDILRALATAGLFGNVIKHNGSISGAEVGCQGEVGAACSMACAAATQLMGGSLRQIEYAAEMGLEHHLGLTCDPVDGLVQIPCIERNACAATRAVSGAQMAILSDGTHRIPFDEVVSVMASTGHDLPSLYRETSTGGLARAYAGRKGSVGRGRCAGCSG comes from the coding sequence ATGGAAAGCATCAGAGAACTGTATCGGATCGGGGTGGGACCATCATCCAGCCACACCATGGGGCCGCGCATTGCCGCCCGCGAATTTCTTGAACGCACGCCGGCTGCTGCCCGCTACAGGGTGCACCTGTTTGAAAGCCTTGGCGCGACAGGGAAGGGCCATCTTACTGACGCTGCCGTGCTTTCCGTTCTCGGAGTGGAGAGGACGGATGTGTTGTGGCGTCCGGCAGACAAGTTGCCCGAGCACCCCAACGGCATGTTTTTCGAAGCTCTGGACGCACAGGGGGCGGTCATTGCCTCTGCCACCTTCTACAGCGTGGGCGGCGGTGCCATCCGTGAAGCCGGTGCAGGCGCGGCAGAGCGTTGTATAGTGTACACCCTGCCGGATATGGCCGGTATTATGGCGCACTGCGAGGACAAGGGAATCGCCTACTGGGAATATGTCCAGCAGTGCGAAGGACCCGAGATATGGGATTTTCTGCGTGAAGTGTGGCAGACCATGCAGGAGGCACTTGCGCGCGGGCTGGATACGCAGGGCGTGTTGCCCGGTTCCATAGGCCTGCGTCGCCATGCATGGAGCTTTTACCGCCGCACCAAACTTGCCTCGCAGGATATGCAGCAGACCGGGCTGCTCACCGCCTATGCCATGGCTGTATCCGAAGAGAATGCCGCGGGTGGAGTTGTGGTGACCGCGCCGACCTGCGGTGCCAGCGGGGTAATGCCCGCCGTGTTGCGCTATCTGATGGAAACCCAGCAGCTAGCTGAACGGGATATTTTGCGCGCCCTTGCCACTGCCGGTCTGTTCGGCAACGTGATCAAGCACAACGGGTCCATATCCGGGGCTGAGGTGGGCTGTCAGGGCGAAGTGGGAGCCGCCTGTTCCATGGCGTGCGCCGCCGCCACCCAGCTCATGGGCGGTTCGCTCAGGCAGATTGAATATGCTGCTGAAATGGGGTTGGAACACCATCTCGGGCTGACCTGCGACCCCGTTGACGGCCTTGTGCAGATTCCCTGCATAGAGCGTAACGCCTGCGCCGCCACCCGCGCGGTATCCGGTGCGCAGATGGCCATTCTTTCAGATGGCACGCACCGTATCCCCTTTGACGAGGTTGTCTCAGTCATGGCCAGCACGGGGCATGATCTGCCCAGTCTGTACCGTGAAACGTCCACGGGAGGGCTTGCAAGGGCTTATGCCGGACGCAAGGGTAGTGTCGGAAGGGGGCGGTGTGCGGGGTGTAGTGGGTAG
- a CDS encoding sensor histidine kinase, with the protein MVNPAGNTKEAAQEIQRLRDKVAGVLQGLVAQTVPIAFTVLSMNRAVVYANEAACKLFGVDSEEEILGRRPGEIISCVHANKQDACGSSVCCEYCGNVKAVLGVSTAGEACEESRLLTEHKGRIKALNLRVQAYRLELGEDVFALCYLTDISREKYREMLETLFLHDSLNALGGILGAVRIMRGQVDSCYANLAQAAEERTDQLIREVQFFQTFFAAEQGEFVPAPEPMQAVGFLNDLKLLGGLFPCAEDKRIIVDEAEEDAFFVTDRHLLQRSMENLLKNALEASSKGDEVHLGFMRKGRNVFFYVRSRPFMPQHIQAQLFQRTFSTKRRGLGLGTYSARMFVTNYLGGSVSFESSPDEGTVFWVQIPVD; encoded by the coding sequence ATGGTGAATCCGGCGGGTAACACCAAAGAGGCGGCCCAGGAAATCCAACGGTTGCGGGACAAGGTGGCGGGAGTGCTTCAGGGTTTGGTTGCGCAAACCGTGCCGATTGCTTTTACCGTTCTCAGCATGAACAGGGCAGTCGTCTACGCAAATGAAGCCGCCTGCAAGTTGTTCGGGGTGGATTCCGAGGAGGAGATTCTCGGCAGACGCCCGGGTGAAATTATCAGTTGTGTGCATGCCAACAAGCAGGACGCGTGCGGCTCTTCGGTGTGCTGCGAATATTGCGGCAACGTAAAAGCCGTGCTTGGTGTGAGCACTGCGGGTGAAGCGTGCGAAGAAAGCCGTTTGCTCACGGAGCACAAGGGACGGATCAAGGCGCTTAATCTGCGCGTGCAGGCGTACCGGCTTGAGCTGGGCGAGGATGTTTTTGCCCTGTGTTATCTGACGGACATTTCACGCGAAAAGTATCGTGAAATGCTGGAAACCTTGTTCCTGCATGATTCGCTGAACGCCCTTGGCGGTATTCTCGGTGCCGTGCGGATTATGAGGGGGCAGGTGGATAGCTGCTATGCCAACCTTGCGCAGGCAGCGGAAGAGAGAACCGACCAGCTGATACGGGAAGTTCAGTTCTTTCAGACCTTCTTTGCCGCCGAGCAGGGGGAATTCGTTCCCGCACCGGAACCTATGCAGGCCGTTGGGTTTCTGAACGACCTCAAGCTTCTGGGAGGGCTGTTCCCCTGCGCTGAAGATAAACGTATTATTGTGGACGAGGCGGAAGAGGATGCCTTTTTTGTGACGGACAGGCATCTTCTGCAGCGGTCCATGGAGAATCTGCTGAAGAATGCGCTGGAAGCCTCTTCCAAGGGGGATGAGGTGCATCTCGGTTTTATGCGCAAGGGGCGCAATGTGTTCTTCTATGTCCGCAGCCGTCCATTCATGCCGCAGCATATTCAGGCCCAGCTGTTTCAGCGCACGTTTTCCACAAAACGACGCGGCCTCGGGCTGGGCACATACAGCGCCCGCATGTTCGTGACGAACTATCTCGGCGGCAGCGTGTCCTTTGAGTCTTCTCCCGACGAAGGAACTGTTTTCTGGGTTCAGATCCCTGTTGATTGA
- a CDS encoding ATP-binding protein, with product MRDVLRGNPLLVLVILFSLLLVSGYFGYRSLIEDRRQIVKTASLRLKDHVWLLQEQTERLFDAIDSTFLQLGLELEQGRLESMSDEQVRLAASRALVYLPALTNFMVLDATGDIRFALRQDSQFSNRQAMDHYARHCARADRVSFSTLPPEGYAPGLLIFSRRLGGVGEACKGMLVATVTPSSYYEQRPRSREGVDSVMLLTGDGEPLAAWPATLLQHGGGNFIPAMEKAVVPGRKASVTEGDNYTLVYAAVRYPLKFVLSVSMEGVLSDWQARRDWQTVLFVIFGVLGGWGTFAAYTQNRMLINAREAVIRREKDYRTLAENYPSGIIMLFDRSGRILIAAGQALESAGWSRGELEGRMLENALPPDVASLMAAHQGVVLSGMRTTFTVTVRGRVYQAHALPLLDDRGHVASGMAVFSDITMREEYESALRSAKEAAENANVLKGQFVANISHELRTPISGIMGITEVALNENPPQKWQRYFAIIKNVSDGLLAVINDVLDFSRIEAGKLTLVSRPYDLEEVLMDIWVSMRIKAEGKGVQLSFEMEQSVARRVEGDAGRLRQVLVNLLDNAIKFTESGGRVILSVFMAGGTGDVQQVAFSVSDTGIGIPADRLGDLFDSFSQVDGTLSRQHGGSGLGLAICKHLVEIMGGQLHVASILGKGSRFHFSLAMRALKPESEIRGEAGGEEDCANLPPLHILLAEDNELNREFLAYFLEDYGHVVLTAANGEEALECIFAGLVDIVLMDVQMPVVSGLEATQRVRVSDSFCRNIPIVALTAHAMAGDRERFLKGGMDDFVGKPVNKKELFAALTAAWNMASKRGWQGRRQRAA from the coding sequence ATGCGTGATGTGCTGCGAGGTAACCCGCTTCTGGTGCTGGTCATTCTGTTCAGCCTGCTGCTTGTCTCCGGCTACTTTGGCTATCGTTCTCTCATTGAAGACCGACGGCAGATAGTAAAAACGGCCTCGCTTCGTCTCAAAGACCATGTGTGGCTGCTGCAGGAGCAGACCGAGCGCCTGTTTGACGCCATAGACAGCACGTTCCTGCAGCTCGGGCTTGAACTGGAGCAGGGGCGGCTCGAATCCATGTCCGATGAGCAGGTGCGCCTTGCCGCTTCCCGCGCACTGGTCTACCTGCCCGCTCTGACAAATTTCATGGTTCTGGACGCCACGGGTGATATCCGCTTTGCCCTGCGACAGGATTCCCAATTCAGCAACCGGCAGGCAATGGACCACTATGCACGGCACTGCGCACGTGCCGACCGTGTTTCGTTTTCCACGCTTCCACCTGAAGGCTATGCGCCGGGACTGCTTATTTTCAGCCGCCGTCTCGGGGGCGTGGGCGAAGCCTGCAAGGGTATGCTGGTCGCCACCGTGACTCCGTCTTCCTATTATGAACAACGCCCCAGAAGCCGCGAAGGCGTGGATTCCGTCATGTTGCTGACCGGAGATGGTGAGCCGCTTGCAGCATGGCCTGCGACATTGCTGCAGCACGGTGGCGGGAACTTCATCCCCGCAATGGAAAAGGCCGTGGTTCCGGGGCGAAAGGCCTCTGTGACGGAAGGAGACAACTACACGCTGGTCTACGCCGCAGTGCGGTACCCGCTCAAGTTCGTGCTTTCCGTTTCCATGGAGGGGGTGCTCTCGGACTGGCAGGCGCGCAGGGACTGGCAGACGGTACTGTTTGTCATCTTCGGCGTGCTGGGCGGGTGGGGCACCTTTGCCGCGTATACCCAGAACCGTATGCTGATAAACGCCCGCGAGGCTGTCATCCGCCGCGAAAAGGACTACCGCACGCTGGCGGAGAACTACCCCTCCGGTATCATCATGCTGTTTGACCGTTCCGGGCGCATTCTCATAGCGGCGGGGCAGGCCCTGGAATCTGCAGGCTGGAGCCGGGGTGAACTGGAAGGCAGGATGCTGGAGAATGCGCTGCCGCCGGATGTGGCTTCGCTCATGGCTGCCCATCAGGGGGTTGTGCTGAGCGGCATGCGCACCACATTCACAGTTACGGTGCGCGGCAGGGTATATCAGGCGCATGCGCTGCCGCTTCTGGACGACAGAGGGCATGTGGCCTCCGGCATGGCTGTGTTTTCAGACATCACCATGCGGGAAGAGTATGAATCGGCCCTGCGTTCGGCCAAGGAAGCAGCGGAAAATGCCAATGTGCTCAAGGGGCAGTTCGTTGCCAACATCAGCCACGAACTGCGTACACCCATCAGCGGCATAATGGGCATCACCGAGGTGGCGCTGAACGAGAATCCACCTCAGAAATGGCAGCGCTATTTCGCCATTATCAAAAATGTTTCCGACGGCTTGCTGGCCGTTATCAACGATGTGCTGGATTTCTCGCGCATAGAGGCCGGCAAACTGACCCTTGTTTCCCGCCCGTATGATCTGGAAGAAGTGCTCATGGACATATGGGTCTCCATGAGAATCAAGGCGGAAGGCAAGGGCGTGCAGCTCTCGTTTGAAATGGAGCAGAGTGTCGCCCGCCGTGTGGAAGGTGACGCGGGACGCCTGCGGCAGGTGCTGGTGAACCTGCTTGATAACGCCATCAAGTTCACCGAGTCCGGCGGGCGGGTCATTCTGAGTGTTTTCATGGCCGGCGGAACAGGCGATGTGCAGCAGGTGGCCTTTTCCGTTTCCGATACGGGAATAGGCATTCCCGCCGACAGGCTTGGCGATCTGTTCGACAGTTTTTCGCAGGTGGATGGTACCCTTTCGCGCCAGCACGGGGGCAGCGGACTGGGGCTGGCTATCTGCAAGCATCTGGTCGAAATTATGGGCGGCCAGCTGCATGTGGCAAGCATATTGGGCAAAGGCAGCCGCTTCCATTTTTCCCTCGCCATGCGTGCTCTCAAACCGGAGTCTGAAATCCGGGGGGAGGCCGGGGGGGAAGAGGATTGCGCGAACCTGCCCCCCCTGCATATTCTGCTGGCTGAGGATAATGAACTGAACCGCGAATTTCTTGCCTATTTTCTGGAAGACTACGGCCATGTGGTGTTGACTGCGGCAAATGGAGAAGAGGCGCTGGAGTGTATCTTCGCCGGGCTGGTCGATATCGTGCTTATGGACGTACAGATGCCCGTGGTAAGCGGGCTGGAAGCTACCCAGCGGGTACGCGTATCGGACAGCTTTTGCCGTAATATTCCCATTGTGGCGCTTACGGCGCATGCCATGGCCGGAGACAGGGAGCGTTTTCTCAAGGGCGGCATGGATGACTTTGTGGGCAAGCCGGTAAACAAGAAGGAGCTGTTTGCCGCGTTGACTGCGGCGTGGAATATGGCTTCCAAACGTGGCTGGCAGGGAAGGAGGCAGCGGGCGGCATGA
- the hemW gene encoding radical SAM family heme chaperone HemW, protein MLVYIHVPFCRSKCGYCAFHSEVPQGDAMQRYVDALLREVALWGDRLGNVPVETVFFGGGTPSMLPARAVAVVMDRIRKAFAVDRTAEVSLEANPESVANMDYMKTLLDAGVNRLSMGFQSMNPASLRQLGRPHSVRDAIRTFELARTMGFANINLDFIWGLPDQRLKLWLEDLRAIVRLGPDHLSCYGLTIEEGTPLELAVQKGRLTLPDDGEQGKMFIYGADYLESQGYLQYEISNFARMGFQCRHNMGYWEGADYLGMGPAAVSTLQGRRWTNPCALDEYAATVDAGTIGHDAETLTLMERVQELVMLRLRTTRGLRVKAYRELTGRDFIRDNKSLIHALHRNQLVRIRNGYLSLTRNGLLVSNAILERFFSEMETVLGDSRPVPAKEPEVLGNGSGPGSASGQGDGQGSDRGRGRGNDRGSGQENRLSGPEQKEGSTAAPEHGQGGGSH, encoded by the coding sequence ATGCTCGTATATATTCATGTTCCCTTCTGCCGCAGCAAGTGCGGGTACTGCGCGTTTCATTCCGAAGTGCCGCAGGGCGATGCCATGCAGCGCTATGTGGATGCCCTGCTGCGTGAAGTGGCATTGTGGGGGGACAGGCTCGGTAACGTGCCGGTGGAAACGGTGTTCTTCGGCGGCGGCACACCATCCATGCTGCCTGCCCGTGCCGTGGCGGTTGTCATGGACCGTATCCGCAAGGCTTTTGCCGTGGACCGCACGGCCGAGGTGAGCCTTGAGGCAAACCCCGAATCCGTCGCCAACATGGATTACATGAAGACCCTGCTGGATGCGGGCGTGAACCGCCTGAGCATGGGCTTTCAGAGCATGAATCCGGCCTCGCTGCGTCAGCTGGGACGTCCGCATTCGGTGCGCGATGCCATCCGCACCTTCGAGCTTGCCCGTACCATGGGCTTTGCCAACATCAATCTTGATTTCATCTGGGGGCTGCCGGATCAGCGGCTCAAGCTGTGGCTGGAAGACCTGCGCGCCATTGTCCGGCTCGGTCCTGACCACCTTTCCTGCTACGGCCTGACCATTGAAGAGGGTACCCCGCTGGAACTCGCCGTACAGAAAGGCAGACTGACCCTGCCGGATGACGGCGAGCAGGGAAAGATGTTCATCTACGGCGCGGATTATCTGGAATCGCAGGGGTACCTGCAGTACGAAATTTCCAACTTTGCCCGCATGGGTTTTCAGTGCCGTCATAACATGGGCTACTGGGAAGGGGCGGACTATCTGGGCATGGGGCCTGCTGCCGTTTCGACCCTGCAGGGCAGGCGGTGGACCAACCCTTGCGCGCTGGATGAATACGCCGCCACAGTAGACGCCGGTACCATAGGGCATGATGCCGAAACGCTCACCCTGATGGAACGGGTGCAGGAGCTGGTGATGCTGCGCCTGCGCACCACGCGCGGGCTGCGCGTGAAAGCGTATCGTGAGCTTACCGGCCGCGACTTCATCAGAGACAACAAATCGCTCATCCACGCCCTGCATCGCAATCAGCTGGTGCGCATCCGCAATGGCTATCTCAGTCTCACGAGGAACGGCCTGCTGGTTTCCAATGCCATACTCGAACGCTTTTTCAGCGAAATGGAAACCGTACTGGGCGATTCCCGTCCCGTTCCTGCCAAAGAACCGGAGGTGCTGGGCAATGGTTCAGGCCCTGGTTCCGCTAGCGGCCAAGGCGACGGCCAAGGTAGCGACCGAGGACGTGGCCGAGGAAATGACCGGGGAAGCGGCCAAGAAAACCGATTGTCCGGACCGGAGCAGAAAGAAGGTTCAACTGCCGCACCTGAACACGGGCAAGGCGGAGGGAGTCACTAG
- a CDS encoding glycosyltransferase family 2 protein: MRTALLFGQKPLANPAAVFLHTTARDRNTTMHDSVFSFYLRNHRVNGYTEPGLAMFYGEQLLKGLEALPPETGQKRIALAAGLLRQALLLNPFDKVLRGVVNQLANPAPASEIYTAWLGACNKVLDGTNDVFVGEALEQAEEWKRDETLLRNTALNHESLCLRHACLVKLWELGNLPYFTDAACAIASSEAGPLISGFYAFAALAAGEPALCEGLLSRALINPLTLNLKAERAASAGDTVTARSLLLRSLDALPVQTHLLLRLHELQAAPQPASLDALASDKRVSVLFYTWNKLDVTMDTLRSLLESDIGNAHIALLNNGSTAFTQDDFAAAVAGVAQGREVEVVQLPVNIGAPAARNWLWQMESSRASDYTAFLDDDVYLPKNWLRCFLQDAAEFPEATVIGPRVVNPGTIPTIQYVARFFSQTANNMIRFTNNAPLFMDMQQYTYRRPCLSVMGCCHLFNRSACESLNVPGFDVRFTPSQVDDLEHDIQVWLSGGTVLYDGRVCVVHRQDAGRAAPRTEAGWGHVWGNHMKMEMKISGESLAQVDRQVQALDDAFFRQCVHEALPELTPRTKTFFAQCGLLG; the protein is encoded by the coding sequence TTGCGGACAGCACTTCTTTTCGGGCAGAAGCCGCTGGCCAACCCGGCGGCAGTATTTCTTCATACGACAGCACGCGACAGGAACACCACCATGCACGATTCCGTCTTTTCCTTCTATCTCCGCAATCACCGCGTCAACGGATACACGGAACCGGGGCTGGCCATGTTCTACGGCGAACAACTGCTCAAGGGACTCGAAGCCCTGCCGCCGGAAACAGGCCAGAAACGCATTGCGCTGGCAGCCGGATTGCTGCGGCAGGCCCTGCTGCTCAATCCCTTTGACAAGGTCTTACGCGGTGTCGTGAACCAGCTTGCCAATCCGGCCCCCGCCTCTGAAATTTATACGGCATGGCTCGGTGCCTGCAACAAGGTGCTGGACGGCACGAACGACGTGTTCGTGGGCGAAGCACTCGAGCAGGCCGAAGAATGGAAGCGGGACGAGACCCTGCTTCGCAATACGGCCCTCAATCACGAATCCCTCTGTCTGCGTCATGCGTGTCTGGTCAAGCTGTGGGAACTCGGCAATCTGCCCTATTTCACAGATGCCGCCTGCGCCATCGCATCCTCCGAGGCAGGCCCGCTCATCAGCGGATTTTACGCCTTTGCGGCACTTGCCGCAGGTGAACCTGCCCTGTGCGAAGGGCTGCTTTCCCGTGCGCTCATCAATCCGCTCACCCTGAATCTGAAGGCGGAACGTGCCGCATCCGCAGGAGATACGGTCACTGCGCGCAGCCTGCTGCTCCGCTCGCTTGACGCCCTGCCCGTGCAGACCCATCTGCTGCTGCGCCTGCATGAACTGCAAGCCGCCCCGCAGCCCGCATCGCTGGATGCCCTTGCATCCGACAAGCGGGTCAGCGTTCTGTTCTACACATGGAACAAACTCGATGTGACCATGGATACCCTGCGCAGCCTGCTGGAATCCGACATCGGCAACGCGCACATCGCCCTGCTCAACAACGGCTCCACAGCCTTCACGCAGGACGACTTTGCCGCAGCGGTTGCCGGCGTGGCCCAGGGCAGAGAGGTGGAGGTTGTCCAGCTGCCCGTGAACATAGGTGCACCCGCCGCCCGCAACTGGCTGTGGCAGATGGAATCATCGCGCGCATCAGACTATACCGCATTTCTTGATGACGACGTGTATCTGCCGAAGAACTGGCTGCGCTGCTTCCTGCAGGATGCCGCCGAATTTCCCGAAGCAACAGTCATAGGCCCGCGTGTGGTGAACCCCGGTACCATTCCCACCATCCAGTACGTTGCCCGCTTCTTTTCACAGACGGCGAACAACATGATCAGGTTCACCAACAACGCCCCGCTGTTCATGGACATGCAGCAATACACATACCGGCGGCCATGCCTCTCCGTCATGGGCTGCTGCCATCTGTTCAACCGCAGTGCCTGCGAAAGCCTGAACGTGCCGGGCTTTGACGTGCGCTTCACCCCTTCTCAGGTGGATGATCTGGAACACGACATTCAGGTGTGGCTTTCCGGCGGAACCGTGCTATACGACGGACGCGTCTGCGTGGTGCACCGGCAGGATGCCGGACGGGCCGCCCCGCGCACCGAAGCAGGCTGGGGCCATGTGTGGGGCAACCACATGAAGATGGAAATGAAAATATCCGGTGAAAGCCTTGCGCAGGTAGACAGACAGGTGCAGGCGCTGGACGATGCTTTTTTCAGACAATGCGTGCATGAGGCGCTGCCCGAACTTACGCCGCGCACCAAGACCTTTTTCGCCCAGTGCGGGCTGCTCGGCTAG
- a CDS encoding methyl-accepting chemotaxis protein, which produces MASQAHLDVLQARRQEKNYVLRGGDKYISQVAKHLEDARANVNGLCEIFPGHRRAGDALLRKIDDYQAAFLALDAQTRQESDALIQAGRALEPQVTEFRATAVKEYHATSMRINMLIAGTEVALALLTALFTLFVIRDITRSMRSLQGYSSGIAAGRLATRPPEGLQGEFALLGRDVAEMVRCIVERMDAANASEREARALAEEARAAKAEADVSAERVRILLDRILLVATDARGVADDLAKASADLSSQVAQVTKGASVQRDRLAETAAAVTQMNASVGEITRSAGDASEATQGTSERARNGADVVRQASSSMNAVHDIASRLRQDMHALGTDARAVGDVITVINEIADQTNLLALNAAIEAARAGDAGRGFAVVADEVRKLAEKTMQATREVEERIAAIQASSNRNIHGMDEAMQAVESATQLSSRSGEALSAILEFAEESAERVRAIAAATQQQAVATTQIARAVEEVNRVADSTAEGMNQSGGTVRRLASMAENLNKLMHQLRN; this is translated from the coding sequence ATGGCCTCCCAGGCACATCTTGATGTGCTGCAGGCCCGACGGCAGGAGAAGAACTACGTCCTGCGCGGGGGCGATAAATACATCAGTCAGGTGGCCAAACACCTTGAGGATGCCCGTGCAAATGTTAACGGCCTGTGCGAAATTTTTCCCGGTCACAGAAGGGCGGGCGATGCGCTGCTGCGCAAGATAGACGACTATCAGGCTGCGTTCCTTGCGCTGGATGCGCAGACAAGGCAGGAGTCTGATGCGCTTATTCAGGCAGGGCGTGCGCTGGAACCGCAGGTGACCGAATTCCGGGCCACGGCGGTTAAAGAGTACCATGCCACCAGCATGCGTATAAACATGCTCATTGCCGGTACGGAAGTGGCGCTGGCCCTGCTGACCGCGCTGTTCACGCTGTTTGTCATACGGGATATCACCCGCTCCATGCGCTCGTTGCAGGGCTATTCTTCGGGTATTGCCGCAGGGCGGCTTGCTACGCGTCCGCCGGAAGGTTTGCAGGGTGAATTTGCTCTGCTCGGCAGGGACGTGGCTGAAATGGTGCGCTGTATCGTGGAACGGATGGACGCAGCCAACGCCAGCGAGCGCGAAGCACGTGCTCTGGCAGAAGAAGCGCGGGCTGCCAAGGCCGAGGCCGACGTCAGCGCCGAGCGTGTACGCATTCTTCTGGACAGGATTCTTTTGGTGGCGACTGATGCCAGAGGCGTTGCCGACGACCTTGCCAAGGCTTCTGCAGATCTTTCTTCTCAGGTTGCACAGGTGACCAAGGGTGCCTCCGTACAGCGTGACAGGCTGGCGGAAACCGCTGCAGCGGTAACGCAGATGAATGCATCAGTGGGCGAAATTACGCGTAGTGCGGGAGATGCCTCCGAGGCGACACAGGGCACTTCCGAACGGGCGCGCAACGGCGCGGACGTGGTTCGTCAGGCCAGTTCATCCATGAACGCGGTCCACGATATCGCGTCTCGCCTACGACAGGACATGCATGCCCTGGGGACGGATGCCCGTGCCGTAGGTGATGTCATAACGGTGATCAACGAGATTGCCGATCAGACCAACCTGCTCGCGCTGAATGCCGCAATCGAGGCTGCGCGGGCAGGTGACGCCGGACGCGGGTTCGCCGTGGTGGCGGACGAGGTGCGCAAGCTGGCGGAAAAGACCATGCAGGCCACCCGCGAAGTGGAAGAACGCATTGCCGCCATACAGGCTTCTTCCAATCGCAATATACACGGCATGGACGAGGCGATGCAAGCCGTGGAATCGGCAACACAGCTCTCTTCCCGCTCCGGCGAGGCGCTGTCTGCGATTCTGGAGTTTGCCGAGGAATCGGCCGAGCGGGTGCGGGCCATTGCTGCCGCCACGCAGCAGCAGGCCGTTGCCACAACCCAGATTGCCCGAGCCGTGGAAGAAGTGAACCGCGTGGCCGACAGCACCGCCGAAGGTATGAATCAGTCCGGCGGAACAGTGCGCCGTCTGGCGAGCATGGCAGAGAATTTGAACAAATTGATGCACCAGTTGCGGAACTGA